Part of the Xanthomonas sp. SI genome is shown below.
GGCGGCTGGTGTGCGGCGCTGGTCTGGGTGTTGGGGCTGTACCTGCTGATGTTCCGCGGCGAACGGCGCCCGCGCTGGCGCCAACGCCGCGCTTCCTGAGCGGATGCTGCCGCGTCGCTACGCCAGGCTGTGCAATGCCGCCGCGTGCGCATGCAGCGCGGCGGTATCGAACAGCGGCAGCTGCGCGTCGGCGGCGCCGACAAGCAGCGAGATCTCGGTACAGCCCAGGATTACCGCCTCGGCGCCTTGCGCCTGCAGCGCGCCGATCACCTCGCGGTAGCGCGCCCGCGATGCGTCGCGGATCATCCCCTGGCACAGCTCCTCGTAGATGATGCGGTGCACCTCGGCGCGCTCTGCCGCCGCCGGCACCAGCACATCGAAGCCGTGGCGCTGCAGCCGCTCGCGGTAGAAGGCCTGTTCCATCGTAAAGCGCGTGCCCAGCAGGCCCACCCTGCGGATCCCGGCGCTGTGCAGGGCGGCAGCCGTGGCATCGGCGATATGCAACAGCGGCAATGGCACCGTGGCCGTGATCGCATCGGCGACGCAGTGCATGGTGTTCGTGCACAGCACCAGGAAATCGGCGCCGCCGGCGTGCAGCGCGCGCGCCGCGGCGGCCATCGCCGCGCCGGCCGCGTCCCAGTCGCCGGCCTGCTGCAACTGCTCGATCTCGTGGAAGTCCACGCTGTACAGCAGGATCTTCGCCGAATGCAGCCCGCCCAGCCGCTCGCGGATCGTCTCGTTGATGTGCCGATAGTAGGGCACGGTGGATTCCCAACTCATGCCGCCGATCAGGCCGATGGTCTTCATTCCGCTTTCCGGACGGCAACCGAAATGGCTGCGCACACGGCAAGCATACGCGCGCGCAACGGCCAGTCCGCGTTGGTCACGGCGCTCGCTTCGGCACTGGCTCTGCGCTCATGCGGCCCGCAAGCGCACGTACGTTAGCCAAGGCCACACGGATCTTCTTCGCGAACACGCCTTCTCCGTGGTGGAGCATCACCAGGCGCCGCCAGCGGGACGCGTGCAGCGCTACCAACTCGAACTGGCGCCGCCGCCGCCGGAGCTGCCGCCGCCGGAGGAGGATGAGCCGCCACTCGAACCGCTGGACGACGAGGAAGAGGAGGAGGAAGACGAAGAAGTCGACGTGCGGCTGGCGTAGT
Proteins encoded:
- a CDS encoding aspartate/glutamate racemase family protein → MKTIGLIGGMSWESTVPYYRHINETIRERLGGLHSAKILLYSVDFHEIEQLQQAGDWDAAGAAMAAAARALHAGGADFLVLCTNTMHCVADAITATVPLPLLHIADATAAALHSAGIRRVGLLGTRFTMEQAFYRERLQRHGFDVLVPAAAERAEVHRIIYEELCQGMIRDASRARYREVIGALQAQGAEAVILGCTEISLLVGAADAQLPLFDTAALHAHAAALHSLA